From the Homo sapiens chromosome 1, GRCh38.p14 Primary Assembly genome, one window contains:
- the NR0B2 gene encoding nuclear receptor subfamily 0 group B member 2 isoform X1: MSTSQPGACPCQGAASRPAILYALLSSSLKAVPRPRSRCLCRQHRPVQLCAPHRTCREALDVLAKTVAFLRNLPSFWQLPPQDQRRLLQGCWGPLFLLGLAQDAVTFEVAEAPVPSILKKILLEEPSSSGGSGQLPDRPQPSLAAVQWLQCCLESFWSLELSPKEYACLKGTILFNPDKETEAQRLSDLPKVTQLISDSAGIHTQEA, translated from the exons ATGAGCACCAGCCAACCAGGGGCCTGCCCATGCCAGGGAGCTGCAAGCCGCCCCGCCATTCTCTACGCACTTCTGAGCTCCAGCCTCAAGGCTGTCCCCCGACCCCGTAGCCGCTGCCTATGTAGGCAGCACCGGCCCGTCCAGCTATGTGCACCTCATCGCACCTGCCGGGAGGCCTTGGATGTTCTGGCcaagacagtggccttcctcagGAACCTGCCATCCTTCTGGCAGCTGCCTCCCCAGGACCAGCGGCGGCTGCTGCAGGGTTGCTGGGGCCCCCTCTTCCTGCTTGGGTTGGCCCAAGATGCTGTGACCTTTGAGGTGGCTGAGGCCCCGGTGCCCAGCATACTCAAGAAGATTCTGCTGGAGGAGCCCAGCAGCAGTGGAGGCAGTGGCCAACTGCCAGACAGACCCCAGCCCTCCCTGGCTGCGGTGCAGTGGCTTCAATGCTGTCTGGAGTCCTTCTGGAGCCTGGAGCTTAGCCCCAAGGAATATGCCTGCCTGAAAGGGACCATCCTCTTCAACCCCG ataaagaaactgaagcccagagattaagtgacttgcccaaggtcacccagctaataAGTGACAGTGCTGGGATTCATACCCAGGAAGCCTAA
- the NR0B2 gene encoding nuclear receptor subfamily 0 group B member 2: MSTSQPGACPCQGAASRPAILYALLSSSLKAVPRPRSRCLCRQHRPVQLCAPHRTCREALDVLAKTVAFLRNLPSFWQLPPQDQRRLLQGCWGPLFLLGLAQDAVTFEVAEAPVPSILKKILLEEPSSSGGSGQLPDRPQPSLAAVQWLQCCLESFWSLELSPKEYACLKGTILFNPDVPGLQAASHIGHLQQEAHWVLCEVLEPWCPAAQGRLTRVLLTASTLKSIPTSLLGDLFFRPIIGDVDIAGLLGDMLLLR; encoded by the exons ATGAGCACCAGCCAACCAGGGGCCTGCCCATGCCAGGGAGCTGCAAGCCGCCCCGCCATTCTCTACGCACTTCTGAGCTCCAGCCTCAAGGCTGTCCCCCGACCCCGTAGCCGCTGCCTATGTAGGCAGCACCGGCCCGTCCAGCTATGTGCACCTCATCGCACCTGCCGGGAGGCCTTGGATGTTCTGGCcaagacagtggccttcctcagGAACCTGCCATCCTTCTGGCAGCTGCCTCCCCAGGACCAGCGGCGGCTGCTGCAGGGTTGCTGGGGCCCCCTCTTCCTGCTTGGGTTGGCCCAAGATGCTGTGACCTTTGAGGTGGCTGAGGCCCCGGTGCCCAGCATACTCAAGAAGATTCTGCTGGAGGAGCCCAGCAGCAGTGGAGGCAGTGGCCAACTGCCAGACAGACCCCAGCCCTCCCTGGCTGCGGTGCAGTGGCTTCAATGCTGTCTGGAGTCCTTCTGGAGCCTGGAGCTTAGCCCCAAGGAATATGCCTGCCTGAAAGGGACCATCCTCTTCAACCCCG ATGTGCCAGGCCTCCAAGCCGCCTCCCACATTGGGCACCTGCAGCAGGAGGCTCACTGGGTGCTGTGTGAAGTCCTGGAACCCTGGTGCCCAGCAGCCCAAGGCCGCCTGACCCGTGTCCTCCTCACGGCCTCCACCCTCAAGTCCATTCCGACCAGCCTGCTTGGGGACCTCTTCTTTCGCCCTATCATTGGAGATGTTGACATCGCTGGCCTTCTTGGGGACATGCTTTTGCTCAGGTGA